In the Dromaius novaehollandiae isolate bDroNov1 unplaced genomic scaffold, bDroNov1.hap1 HAP1_SCAFFOLD_27, whole genome shotgun sequence genome, caaggcaacacagtggaccagttcttctgtgaagttccccagatcctcaagctctcctgctcagactcctacctcagggaacttgggcttcttgtggttagtctttgtttactccttgggtgtttcattttcattgtggtgtcctacgtgcagatcttcacagtcgtgctgaggatcccctctgagcagggccggcacaaagccttttccatgtgcctcccgcacctggccgtggtctccctgtttgtcagcactgcaatgtttgcctacctgaagccctcctccctctcctccccatctctggatctggtggtggctgttctgtactcggtggtgcctccagcagtgaaccccctcctctacagcatgaggaacaaggaactcaaggaggcactgaggaaagtgattcaactggtactgtttcagcagcaataacttgCCCGTCCCTCTTCGTAAGAGACTTGAATTTAtatcagacaactcttgtgctttgggcattgtatctgtgataatcatgcttgtacagaagtatttgaattgatcccacttctccagcactaggaacccagcctgtctgacccagaggccttctgtgaatgcgTCTgtctctgtgtcagagctggccggtctctaataaaaggggatttcctcagtgctgtgcttgaaagttgatttcttcttccagaacTAGGGCCAAGAGTTCACTCAAGGACTTTCgccatgaaagggcctgttgcatTTCTATGGCTCTCCATGCGcccaaggcgatgagctcatggggtgctgtgttagggaatgagggctgcattcagctctcacttgtgggtgcccagtgctcctggaggtgctgaatggtcaaacGCTATCTGCCTGTGTCCCCTAAGATGGGGCTGGTggcagatgcccacagtggggaccctgcaggcagagggaagggagcctggagagtggttcatgtcaccttcaatgaccaaccctgggctggatcttgggacacacctgaacacagcatcagccatttgaaatgccctgtgattgctcagagcatcatccacagccacagaccccttggtagggggttgtcaggtgcaatgatgcccgtccacctgggtctgcttctcaccccaaccaccacggccagtgcagagtcaccccatggccctggggcaccacagcccgccagcccggggccctgcggggagcacaggggaggctccaggaatggccaggcaggccagcactgatgcactccctggggtgaggacacacaccggtgggactgtggggcagagccaggtctcgtggaggggtagcaagacatgccgggcgcaggggagtggaggccatttgcagccctggctgcacagcccagctttaTGGGCTGGttttgctgtgcagccagctcattcctgctgggctcagtgcctgtatggaggggaagagccaggcctagccagcctctctgctggcccagaccccagcaggccctggggacggctgtgtgctgacccctgtttggggcatggccagggctgggcaaggtgtaggaactgtggaggctgccaaagcaggagggctgtgggggacggagcacagaaggctg is a window encoding:
- the LOC135326420 gene encoding olfactory receptor 14A16-like, coding for RPLHYGTLMGSRACVKMAAAAWGTGFLNALLHTANTFSIPLCQGNTVDQFFCEVPQILKLSCSDSYLRELGLLVVSLCLLLGCFIFIVVSYVQIFTVVLRIPSEQGRHKAFSMCLPHLAVVSLFVSTAMFAYLKPSSLSSPSLDLVVAVLYSVVPPAVNPLL